One segment of Cervus canadensis isolate Bull #8, Minnesota chromosome 32, ASM1932006v1, whole genome shotgun sequence DNA contains the following:
- the LOC122433422 gene encoding fibroin heavy chain-like isoform X8 produces MSAWAFPAALLLLGLTSESLQGGVPPSSLGLGKGYGPPSGLGAGFGNGRGLGAQPGPPAQNGYGTGIGGGAKPRKPGVSPGFRNGNGLGVGTLPGAAAQPGFGRGPKLQQLGYGNALGAGAFPGLGAQPGFGGRNGIGVGAFPGAGIGGGVKPQKPGPIAGNGLGAGAFPGAGAQPALSGFPVSPLTGLAAPNGFGPGFGGGGKPQKPGFGTRDGTQPGLGAGGLKLQKPGPPAQNGYGAGFGGGVNTQKPGFGNGNGLGAQPGPAIPQGYGAGYGNGNGLGARPGPAADNGYGAGRGALPREAAAARGPALTLCFSPGLAAGMKPQKPGFGNGNGLGVQPGPAAPVGYGPGVAEAMKPQKPVYRNGLGAGAFPGQGAQPGLGGSVSPLKPGYLPLGNGPQLLPGLGVGLKPQKPGYGNGNGLGAQPGYQLQNGYGPGAGLGFGGGLRPQKVGLGYGNSNGGLGAGVFPEAHPQPGFPGADGFLNGQAGGLRGFPWPSLGPWGAALKPRYGAGGTYPEVGSQPGPYGQLRPELGPGPLGGPEVKRGSNGPLGNGFGGR; encoded by the exons ATGAGCGCTTGGGCCTTCCCTGCAGCCCTTCTCCTGCTCGGCCTGACCTCTGAAAGCCTGCAAGGCG GGGTCCCTCCATCGTCTCTGGGCCTGGGGAAAG GCTACGGCCCCCCCAGTGGTCTAGGAGCAG GTTTCGGGAATGGGCGTGGGCTGGGAGCCCAGCCAG GCCCTCCAGCTCAGAATGGCTACGGAACAG GCATTGGAGGGGGCGCGAAGCCCCGGAAGCCGG GTGTCTCTCCAGGGTTTAGGAACGGGAACGGGCTGGGAGTCGGGACCCTCCCGGGTGCTGCTGCCCAGCCAG gcttTGGAAGGGGGCCGAAACTCCAGCAGCTAG GATACGGAAATGCGCTGGGAGCTGGTGCCTTCCCGGGGCTGGGAGCCCAGCCAG GATTCGGGGGTCGAAATGGTATCGGTGTTGGGGCTTTTCCCGGAGCAG GAATTGGAGGGGGCGTGAAGCCTCAGAAGCCAG GACCCATCGCTGGGaatgggctgggggctggggcctTCCCCGGAGCTGGAGCCCAGCCAG CATTGTCTGGATTTCCTGTGTCCCCCCTCACAGGTCTTGCAGCTCCAAATGGCTTTGGACCAG GCTTTGGAGGGGGCGGGAAACCCCAGAAGCCAG GATTCGGGACCAGGGACGGCACCCAGCCAG GCCTTGGAGCAGGAGGGCTGAAACTTCAGAAGCCAG gCCCCCCGGCTCAGAATGGCTACGGAGCAG GCTTTGGAGGGGGTGTGAACACTCAGAAGCCAG GATTTGGGAACGGGAATGGCCTGGGAGCTCAGCCAG GCCCAGCAATACCGCAGGGATATGGAGCAG GATATGGTAACGGGAACGGACTGGGAGCCAGGCCAG GCCCTGCGGCTGACAACGGCTATGGAGCAGGTAGGGGGGCCCTGCCCAGGGAGGCCGCGGCGGCCCGGGGGCCCGCACTCACTCTGTGTTTCTCACCAGGCCTGGCGGCCGGCATGAAGCCGCAGAAGCCAG gattTGGGAACGGCAACGGACTGGGCGTCCAGCCGG GACCTGCAGCTCCCGTCGGCTATGGCCCAG GAGTTGCTGAGGCCATGAAGCCTCAGAAGCCAG TTTACAGGAatgggctgggagctggagcctTCCCAGGCCAAGGGGCCCAGCCAG GCCTGGGAGGGAGCGTGAGCCCTCTGAAGCCAG GATACTTGCCGCTGGGGAACGGGCCGCAGCTCCTCCCAG GTCTCGGAGTGGGTCTGAAACCTCAGAAGCCAG GATATGGCAACGGCAATGGGCTGGGGGCCCAGCCAG GGTACCAGCTTCAAAATGGCTACGGACCAGGAGCAGGACTGG GCTTTGGTGGGGGCCTCAGGCCCCAGAAAGTCG GCTTGGGCTATGGCAACAGCAACGGTGGTCTGGGAGCTGGGGTCTTCCCTGAGGCCCACCCACAGCCAG GGTTCCCGGGGGCCGATGGCTTTCTGAACG gtcagGCTGGGGGCCTGAGGGGCTTTCCCTGGCCCTCCCTCGGGCCCTGGGGGGCTGCCTTGAAGCCTAGATACGGGGCTGGAGGCACATACCCAGAGGTCGGGAGTCAACCAG ggCCCTATGGGCAGCTGAGGCCagagctgggccctgggccctTGG GAGGCCCTGAGGTGAAGAGAGGCAGCAATGGCCCGCTGGGAAATGGCTTTGGAG GCCGCTGA
- the LOC122433422 gene encoding glycine-rich cell wall structural protein-like isoform X5, giving the protein MSAWAFPAALLLLGLTSESLQGGYGPPSGLGAGFGNGRGLGAQPGPPAQNGYGTGIGGGAKPRKPGVSPGFRNGNGLGVGTLPGAAAQPGFGRGPKLQQLGYGNALGAGAFPGLGAQPGFGGRNGIGVGAFPGAGIGGGVKPQKPGPIAGNGLGAGAFPGAGAQPALSGFPVSPLTGLAAPNGFGPGFGGGGKPQKPGFGTRDGTQPGLGAGGLKLQKPGPPAQNGYGAGFGGGVNTQKPGFGNGNGLGAQPGPAIPQGYGAGYGNGNGLGARPGPAADNGYGAGRGALPREAAAARGPALTLCFSPGLAAGMKPQKPGFGNGNGLGVQPGPAAPVGYGPGVAEAMKPQKPVYRNGLGAGAFPGQGAQPGLGGSVSPLKPGYLPLGNGPQLLPGLGVGLKPQKPGYGNGNGLGAQPVPTPALQWGPKPQEAGYQLQNGYGPGAGLGFGGGLRPQKVGLGYGNSNGGLGAGVFPEAHPQPGFPGADGFLNGQAGGLRGFPWPSLGPWGAALKPRYGAGGTYPEVGSQPGPYGQLRPELGPGPLGGPEVKRGSNGPLGNGFGGR; this is encoded by the exons ATGAGCGCTTGGGCCTTCCCTGCAGCCCTTCTCCTGCTCGGCCTGACCTCTGAAAGCCTGCAAGGCG GCTACGGCCCCCCCAGTGGTCTAGGAGCAG GTTTCGGGAATGGGCGTGGGCTGGGAGCCCAGCCAG GCCCTCCAGCTCAGAATGGCTACGGAACAG GCATTGGAGGGGGCGCGAAGCCCCGGAAGCCGG GTGTCTCTCCAGGGTTTAGGAACGGGAACGGGCTGGGAGTCGGGACCCTCCCGGGTGCTGCTGCCCAGCCAG gcttTGGAAGGGGGCCGAAACTCCAGCAGCTAG GATACGGAAATGCGCTGGGAGCTGGTGCCTTCCCGGGGCTGGGAGCCCAGCCAG GATTCGGGGGTCGAAATGGTATCGGTGTTGGGGCTTTTCCCGGAGCAG GAATTGGAGGGGGCGTGAAGCCTCAGAAGCCAG GACCCATCGCTGGGaatgggctgggggctggggcctTCCCCGGAGCTGGAGCCCAGCCAG CATTGTCTGGATTTCCTGTGTCCCCCCTCACAGGTCTTGCAGCTCCAAATGGCTTTGGACCAG GCTTTGGAGGGGGCGGGAAACCCCAGAAGCCAG GATTCGGGACCAGGGACGGCACCCAGCCAG GCCTTGGAGCAGGAGGGCTGAAACTTCAGAAGCCAG gCCCCCCGGCTCAGAATGGCTACGGAGCAG GCTTTGGAGGGGGTGTGAACACTCAGAAGCCAG GATTTGGGAACGGGAATGGCCTGGGAGCTCAGCCAG GCCCAGCAATACCGCAGGGATATGGAGCAG GATATGGTAACGGGAACGGACTGGGAGCCAGGCCAG GCCCTGCGGCTGACAACGGCTATGGAGCAGGTAGGGGGGCCCTGCCCAGGGAGGCCGCGGCGGCCCGGGGGCCCGCACTCACTCTGTGTTTCTCACCAGGCCTGGCGGCCGGCATGAAGCCGCAGAAGCCAG gattTGGGAACGGCAACGGACTGGGCGTCCAGCCGG GACCTGCAGCTCCCGTCGGCTATGGCCCAG GAGTTGCTGAGGCCATGAAGCCTCAGAAGCCAG TTTACAGGAatgggctgggagctggagcctTCCCAGGCCAAGGGGCCCAGCCAG GCCTGGGAGGGAGCGTGAGCCCTCTGAAGCCAG GATACTTGCCGCTGGGGAACGGGCCGCAGCTCCTCCCAG GTCTCGGAGTGGGTCTGAAACCTCAGAAGCCAG GATATGGCAACGGCAATGGGCTGGGGGCCCAGCCAG TGCCTACTCCGGCCCTCCAGTGGGGACCGAAACCTCAGGAAGCAG GGTACCAGCTTCAAAATGGCTACGGACCAGGAGCAGGACTGG GCTTTGGTGGGGGCCTCAGGCCCCAGAAAGTCG GCTTGGGCTATGGCAACAGCAACGGTGGTCTGGGAGCTGGGGTCTTCCCTGAGGCCCACCCACAGCCAG GGTTCCCGGGGGCCGATGGCTTTCTGAACG gtcagGCTGGGGGCCTGAGGGGCTTTCCCTGGCCCTCCCTCGGGCCCTGGGGGGCTGCCTTGAAGCCTAGATACGGGGCTGGAGGCACATACCCAGAGGTCGGGAGTCAACCAG ggCCCTATGGGCAGCTGAGGCCagagctgggccctgggccctTGG GAGGCCCTGAGGTGAAGAGAGGCAGCAATGGCCCGCTGGGAAATGGCTTTGGAG GCCGCTGA
- the LOC122433422 gene encoding fibroin heavy chain-like isoform X4, with protein sequence MSAWAFPAALLLLGLTSESLQGGVPPSSLGLGKGYGPPSGLGAGFGNGRGLGAQPGPPAQNGYGTGIGGGAKPRKPGVSPGFRNGNGLGVGTLPGAAAQPGFGRGPKLQQLGYGNALGAGAFPGLGAQPGFGGRNGIGVGAFPGAGIGGGVKPQKPGPIAGNGLGAGAFPGAGAQPALSGFPVSPLTGLAAPNGFGPGFGGGGKPQKPGFGTRDGTQPGLGAGGLKLQKPGPPAQNGYGAGFGGGVNTQKPGFGNGNGLGAQPGPAIPQGYGAGYGNGNGLGARPGPAADNGYGAGRGALPREAAAARGPALTLCFSPGLAAGMKPQKPGFGNGNGLGVQPGPAAPVGYGPGVAEAMKPQKPVYRNGLGAGAFPGQGAQPGLGGSVSPLKPGYLPLGNGPQLLPGLGVGLKPQKPGYGNGNGLGAQPVPTPALQWGPKPQEAGYQLQNGYGPGAGLGLGYGNSNGGLGAGVFPEAHPQPGFPGADGFLNGQAGGLRGFPWPSLGPWGAALKPRYGAGGTYPEVGSQPGPYGQLRPELGPGPLGGPEVKRGSNGPLGNGFGGR encoded by the exons ATGAGCGCTTGGGCCTTCCCTGCAGCCCTTCTCCTGCTCGGCCTGACCTCTGAAAGCCTGCAAGGCG GGGTCCCTCCATCGTCTCTGGGCCTGGGGAAAG GCTACGGCCCCCCCAGTGGTCTAGGAGCAG GTTTCGGGAATGGGCGTGGGCTGGGAGCCCAGCCAG GCCCTCCAGCTCAGAATGGCTACGGAACAG GCATTGGAGGGGGCGCGAAGCCCCGGAAGCCGG GTGTCTCTCCAGGGTTTAGGAACGGGAACGGGCTGGGAGTCGGGACCCTCCCGGGTGCTGCTGCCCAGCCAG gcttTGGAAGGGGGCCGAAACTCCAGCAGCTAG GATACGGAAATGCGCTGGGAGCTGGTGCCTTCCCGGGGCTGGGAGCCCAGCCAG GATTCGGGGGTCGAAATGGTATCGGTGTTGGGGCTTTTCCCGGAGCAG GAATTGGAGGGGGCGTGAAGCCTCAGAAGCCAG GACCCATCGCTGGGaatgggctgggggctggggcctTCCCCGGAGCTGGAGCCCAGCCAG CATTGTCTGGATTTCCTGTGTCCCCCCTCACAGGTCTTGCAGCTCCAAATGGCTTTGGACCAG GCTTTGGAGGGGGCGGGAAACCCCAGAAGCCAG GATTCGGGACCAGGGACGGCACCCAGCCAG GCCTTGGAGCAGGAGGGCTGAAACTTCAGAAGCCAG gCCCCCCGGCTCAGAATGGCTACGGAGCAG GCTTTGGAGGGGGTGTGAACACTCAGAAGCCAG GATTTGGGAACGGGAATGGCCTGGGAGCTCAGCCAG GCCCAGCAATACCGCAGGGATATGGAGCAG GATATGGTAACGGGAACGGACTGGGAGCCAGGCCAG GCCCTGCGGCTGACAACGGCTATGGAGCAGGTAGGGGGGCCCTGCCCAGGGAGGCCGCGGCGGCCCGGGGGCCCGCACTCACTCTGTGTTTCTCACCAGGCCTGGCGGCCGGCATGAAGCCGCAGAAGCCAG gattTGGGAACGGCAACGGACTGGGCGTCCAGCCGG GACCTGCAGCTCCCGTCGGCTATGGCCCAG GAGTTGCTGAGGCCATGAAGCCTCAGAAGCCAG TTTACAGGAatgggctgggagctggagcctTCCCAGGCCAAGGGGCCCAGCCAG GCCTGGGAGGGAGCGTGAGCCCTCTGAAGCCAG GATACTTGCCGCTGGGGAACGGGCCGCAGCTCCTCCCAG GTCTCGGAGTGGGTCTGAAACCTCAGAAGCCAG GATATGGCAACGGCAATGGGCTGGGGGCCCAGCCAG TGCCTACTCCGGCCCTCCAGTGGGGACCGAAACCTCAGGAAGCAG GGTACCAGCTTCAAAATGGCTACGGACCAGGAGCAGGACTGG GCTTGGGCTATGGCAACAGCAACGGTGGTCTGGGAGCTGGGGTCTTCCCTGAGGCCCACCCACAGCCAG GGTTCCCGGGGGCCGATGGCTTTCTGAACG gtcagGCTGGGGGCCTGAGGGGCTTTCCCTGGCCCTCCCTCGGGCCCTGGGGGGCTGCCTTGAAGCCTAGATACGGGGCTGGAGGCACATACCCAGAGGTCGGGAGTCAACCAG ggCCCTATGGGCAGCTGAGGCCagagctgggccctgggccctTGG GAGGCCCTGAGGTGAAGAGAGGCAGCAATGGCCCGCTGGGAAATGGCTTTGGAG GCCGCTGA
- the LOC122433422 gene encoding fibroin heavy chain-like isoform X29: protein MSAWAFPAALLLLGLTSESLQGGYGPPSGLGAGFGNGRGLGAQPGPPAQNGYGTGIGGGAKPRKPGYGNALGAGAFPGLGAQPGFGGRNGIGVGAFPGAGIGGGVKPQKPGPIAGNGLGAGAFPGAGAQPALSGFPVSPLTGLAAPNGFGPGFGGGGKPQKPGFGTRDGTQPGLGAGGLKLQKPGPPAQNGYGAGFGGGVNTQKPGFGNGNGLGAQPGPAIPQGYGAGYGNGNGLGARPGPAADNGYGAGRGALPREAAAARGPALTLCFSPGLAAGMKPQKPGFGNGNGLGVQPGPAAPVGYGPGVAEAMKPQKPVYRNGLGAGAFPGQGAQPGLGGSVSPLKPGYLPLGNGPQLLPGLGVGLKPQKPGYGNGNGLGAQPVPTPALQWGPKPQEAGYQLQNGYGPGAGLGFGGGLRPQKVGLGYGNSNGGLGAGVFPEAHPQPGFPGADGFLNGQAGGLRGFPWPSLGPWGAALKPRYGAGGTYPEVGSQPGPYGQLRPELGPGPLGGPEVKRGSNGPLGNGFGGR from the exons ATGAGCGCTTGGGCCTTCCCTGCAGCCCTTCTCCTGCTCGGCCTGACCTCTGAAAGCCTGCAAGGCG GCTACGGCCCCCCCAGTGGTCTAGGAGCAG GTTTCGGGAATGGGCGTGGGCTGGGAGCCCAGCCAG GCCCTCCAGCTCAGAATGGCTACGGAACAG GCATTGGAGGGGGCGCGAAGCCCCGGAAGCCGG GATACGGAAATGCGCTGGGAGCTGGTGCCTTCCCGGGGCTGGGAGCCCAGCCAG GATTCGGGGGTCGAAATGGTATCGGTGTTGGGGCTTTTCCCGGAGCAG GAATTGGAGGGGGCGTGAAGCCTCAGAAGCCAG GACCCATCGCTGGGaatgggctgggggctggggcctTCCCCGGAGCTGGAGCCCAGCCAG CATTGTCTGGATTTCCTGTGTCCCCCCTCACAGGTCTTGCAGCTCCAAATGGCTTTGGACCAG GCTTTGGAGGGGGCGGGAAACCCCAGAAGCCAG GATTCGGGACCAGGGACGGCACCCAGCCAG GCCTTGGAGCAGGAGGGCTGAAACTTCAGAAGCCAG gCCCCCCGGCTCAGAATGGCTACGGAGCAG GCTTTGGAGGGGGTGTGAACACTCAGAAGCCAG GATTTGGGAACGGGAATGGCCTGGGAGCTCAGCCAG GCCCAGCAATACCGCAGGGATATGGAGCAG GATATGGTAACGGGAACGGACTGGGAGCCAGGCCAG GCCCTGCGGCTGACAACGGCTATGGAGCAGGTAGGGGGGCCCTGCCCAGGGAGGCCGCGGCGGCCCGGGGGCCCGCACTCACTCTGTGTTTCTCACCAGGCCTGGCGGCCGGCATGAAGCCGCAGAAGCCAG gattTGGGAACGGCAACGGACTGGGCGTCCAGCCGG GACCTGCAGCTCCCGTCGGCTATGGCCCAG GAGTTGCTGAGGCCATGAAGCCTCAGAAGCCAG TTTACAGGAatgggctgggagctggagcctTCCCAGGCCAAGGGGCCCAGCCAG GCCTGGGAGGGAGCGTGAGCCCTCTGAAGCCAG GATACTTGCCGCTGGGGAACGGGCCGCAGCTCCTCCCAG GTCTCGGAGTGGGTCTGAAACCTCAGAAGCCAG GATATGGCAACGGCAATGGGCTGGGGGCCCAGCCAG TGCCTACTCCGGCCCTCCAGTGGGGACCGAAACCTCAGGAAGCAG GGTACCAGCTTCAAAATGGCTACGGACCAGGAGCAGGACTGG GCTTTGGTGGGGGCCTCAGGCCCCAGAAAGTCG GCTTGGGCTATGGCAACAGCAACGGTGGTCTGGGAGCTGGGGTCTTCCCTGAGGCCCACCCACAGCCAG GGTTCCCGGGGGCCGATGGCTTTCTGAACG gtcagGCTGGGGGCCTGAGGGGCTTTCCCTGGCCCTCCCTCGGGCCCTGGGGGGCTGCCTTGAAGCCTAGATACGGGGCTGGAGGCACATACCCAGAGGTCGGGAGTCAACCAG ggCCCTATGGGCAGCTGAGGCCagagctgggccctgggccctTGG GAGGCCCTGAGGTGAAGAGAGGCAGCAATGGCCCGCTGGGAAATGGCTTTGGAG GCCGCTGA
- the LOC122433422 gene encoding glycine-rich cell wall structural protein-like isoform X48 produces the protein MSAWAFPAALLLLGLTSESLQGGYGPPSGLGAGFGNGRGLGAQPGFGGRNGIGVGAFPGAGIGGGVKPQKPGPIAGNGLGAGAFPGAGAQPALSGFPVSPLTGLAAPNGFGPGFGGGGKPQKPGFGTRDGTQPGLGAGGLKLQKPGPPAQNGYGAGFGGGVNTQKPGFGNGNGLGAQPGPAIPQGYGAGYGNGNGLGARPGPAADNGYGAGRGALPREAAAARGPALTLCFSPGLAAGMKPQKPGFGNGNGLGVQPGPAAPVGYGPGVAEAMKPQKPVYRNGLGAGAFPGQGAQPGLGGSVSPLKPGYLPLGNGPQLLPGLGVGLKPQKPGYGNGNGLGAQPVPTPALQWGPKPQEAGYQLQNGYGPGAGLGFGGGLRPQKVGLGYGNSNGGLGAGVFPEAHPQPGFPGADGFLNGQAGGLRGFPWPSLGPWGAALKPRYGAGGTYPEVGSQPGPYGQLRPELGPGPLGGPEVKRGSNGPLGNGFGGR, from the exons ATGAGCGCTTGGGCCTTCCCTGCAGCCCTTCTCCTGCTCGGCCTGACCTCTGAAAGCCTGCAAGGCG GCTACGGCCCCCCCAGTGGTCTAGGAGCAG GTTTCGGGAATGGGCGTGGGCTGGGAGCCCAGCCAG GATTCGGGGGTCGAAATGGTATCGGTGTTGGGGCTTTTCCCGGAGCAG GAATTGGAGGGGGCGTGAAGCCTCAGAAGCCAG GACCCATCGCTGGGaatgggctgggggctggggcctTCCCCGGAGCTGGAGCCCAGCCAG CATTGTCTGGATTTCCTGTGTCCCCCCTCACAGGTCTTGCAGCTCCAAATGGCTTTGGACCAG GCTTTGGAGGGGGCGGGAAACCCCAGAAGCCAG GATTCGGGACCAGGGACGGCACCCAGCCAG GCCTTGGAGCAGGAGGGCTGAAACTTCAGAAGCCAG gCCCCCCGGCTCAGAATGGCTACGGAGCAG GCTTTGGAGGGGGTGTGAACACTCAGAAGCCAG GATTTGGGAACGGGAATGGCCTGGGAGCTCAGCCAG GCCCAGCAATACCGCAGGGATATGGAGCAG GATATGGTAACGGGAACGGACTGGGAGCCAGGCCAG GCCCTGCGGCTGACAACGGCTATGGAGCAGGTAGGGGGGCCCTGCCCAGGGAGGCCGCGGCGGCCCGGGGGCCCGCACTCACTCTGTGTTTCTCACCAGGCCTGGCGGCCGGCATGAAGCCGCAGAAGCCAG gattTGGGAACGGCAACGGACTGGGCGTCCAGCCGG GACCTGCAGCTCCCGTCGGCTATGGCCCAG GAGTTGCTGAGGCCATGAAGCCTCAGAAGCCAG TTTACAGGAatgggctgggagctggagcctTCCCAGGCCAAGGGGCCCAGCCAG GCCTGGGAGGGAGCGTGAGCCCTCTGAAGCCAG GATACTTGCCGCTGGGGAACGGGCCGCAGCTCCTCCCAG GTCTCGGAGTGGGTCTGAAACCTCAGAAGCCAG GATATGGCAACGGCAATGGGCTGGGGGCCCAGCCAG TGCCTACTCCGGCCCTCCAGTGGGGACCGAAACCTCAGGAAGCAG GGTACCAGCTTCAAAATGGCTACGGACCAGGAGCAGGACTGG GCTTTGGTGGGGGCCTCAGGCCCCAGAAAGTCG GCTTGGGCTATGGCAACAGCAACGGTGGTCTGGGAGCTGGGGTCTTCCCTGAGGCCCACCCACAGCCAG GGTTCCCGGGGGCCGATGGCTTTCTGAACG gtcagGCTGGGGGCCTGAGGGGCTTTCCCTGGCCCTCCCTCGGGCCCTGGGGGGCTGCCTTGAAGCCTAGATACGGGGCTGGAGGCACATACCCAGAGGTCGGGAGTCAACCAG ggCCCTATGGGCAGCTGAGGCCagagctgggccctgggccctTGG GAGGCCCTGAGGTGAAGAGAGGCAGCAATGGCCCGCTGGGAAATGGCTTTGGAG GCCGCTGA
- the LOC122433422 gene encoding glycine-rich cell wall structural protein 1-like isoform X25 encodes MSAWAFPAALLLLGLTSESLQGGVPPSSLGLGKGYGPPSGLGAGFGNGRGLGAQPGPPAQNGYGTGIGGGAKPRKPGVSPGFRNGNGLGVGTLPGAAAQPGFGRGPKLQQLGYGNALGAGAFPGLGAQPGFGGRNGIGVGAFPGAGIGGGVKPQKPGPIAGNGLGAGAFPGAGAQPALSGFPVSPLTGLAAPNGFGPGFGGGGKPQKPGFGTRDGTQPGLGAGGLKLQKPGPPAQNGYGAGFGGGVNTQKPGFGNGNGLGAQPGPAIPQGYGAGYGNGNGLGARPGLAAGMKPQKPGPAAPVGYGPGVAEAMKPQKPVYRNGLGAGAFPGQGAQPGLGGSVSPLKPGYLPLGNGPQLLPGLGVGLKPQKPGYGNGNGLGAQPVPTPALQWGPKPQEAGYQLQNGYGPGAGLGFGGGLRPQKVGLGYGNSNGGLGAGVFPEAHPQPGFPGADGFLNGQAGGLRGFPWPSLGPWGAALKPRYGAGGTYPEVGSQPGPYGQLRPELGPGPLGGPEVKRGSNGPLGNGFGGR; translated from the exons ATGAGCGCTTGGGCCTTCCCTGCAGCCCTTCTCCTGCTCGGCCTGACCTCTGAAAGCCTGCAAGGCG GGGTCCCTCCATCGTCTCTGGGCCTGGGGAAAG GCTACGGCCCCCCCAGTGGTCTAGGAGCAG GTTTCGGGAATGGGCGTGGGCTGGGAGCCCAGCCAG GCCCTCCAGCTCAGAATGGCTACGGAACAG GCATTGGAGGGGGCGCGAAGCCCCGGAAGCCGG GTGTCTCTCCAGGGTTTAGGAACGGGAACGGGCTGGGAGTCGGGACCCTCCCGGGTGCTGCTGCCCAGCCAG gcttTGGAAGGGGGCCGAAACTCCAGCAGCTAG GATACGGAAATGCGCTGGGAGCTGGTGCCTTCCCGGGGCTGGGAGCCCAGCCAG GATTCGGGGGTCGAAATGGTATCGGTGTTGGGGCTTTTCCCGGAGCAG GAATTGGAGGGGGCGTGAAGCCTCAGAAGCCAG GACCCATCGCTGGGaatgggctgggggctggggcctTCCCCGGAGCTGGAGCCCAGCCAG CATTGTCTGGATTTCCTGTGTCCCCCCTCACAGGTCTTGCAGCTCCAAATGGCTTTGGACCAG GCTTTGGAGGGGGCGGGAAACCCCAGAAGCCAG GATTCGGGACCAGGGACGGCACCCAGCCAG GCCTTGGAGCAGGAGGGCTGAAACTTCAGAAGCCAG gCCCCCCGGCTCAGAATGGCTACGGAGCAG GCTTTGGAGGGGGTGTGAACACTCAGAAGCCAG GATTTGGGAACGGGAATGGCCTGGGAGCTCAGCCAG GCCCAGCAATACCGCAGGGATATGGAGCAG GATATGGTAACGGGAACGGACTGGGAGCCAGGCCAG GCCTGGCGGCCGGCATGAAGCCGCAGAAGCCAG GACCTGCAGCTCCCGTCGGCTATGGCCCAG GAGTTGCTGAGGCCATGAAGCCTCAGAAGCCAG TTTACAGGAatgggctgggagctggagcctTCCCAGGCCAAGGGGCCCAGCCAG GCCTGGGAGGGAGCGTGAGCCCTCTGAAGCCAG GATACTTGCCGCTGGGGAACGGGCCGCAGCTCCTCCCAG GTCTCGGAGTGGGTCTGAAACCTCAGAAGCCAG GATATGGCAACGGCAATGGGCTGGGGGCCCAGCCAG TGCCTACTCCGGCCCTCCAGTGGGGACCGAAACCTCAGGAAGCAG GGTACCAGCTTCAAAATGGCTACGGACCAGGAGCAGGACTGG GCTTTGGTGGGGGCCTCAGGCCCCAGAAAGTCG GCTTGGGCTATGGCAACAGCAACGGTGGTCTGGGAGCTGGGGTCTTCCCTGAGGCCCACCCACAGCCAG GGTTCCCGGGGGCCGATGGCTTTCTGAACG gtcagGCTGGGGGCCTGAGGGGCTTTCCCTGGCCCTCCCTCGGGCCCTGGGGGGCTGCCTTGAAGCCTAGATACGGGGCTGGAGGCACATACCCAGAGGTCGGGAGTCAACCAG ggCCCTATGGGCAGCTGAGGCCagagctgggccctgggccctTGG GAGGCCCTGAGGTGAAGAGAGGCAGCAATGGCCCGCTGGGAAATGGCTTTGGAG GCCGCTGA